One window from the genome of Bacteroidota bacterium encodes:
- the tatC gene encoding twin-arginine translocase subunit TatC, which produces MFERFKKAANPASEMSFLEHLEALRWHLVRSAIVVFSLAILAFVYNDILFDKIIFAPRHADFWTYVQMCRLSDFLGLGDALCIKSLNFDLINTQLSGQFTMHMWIAFVAGLILGFPYVIWELWRFVKPGLKEAERKYTSGLVFFISSLFAIGVAFGYYIIAPLSINFLGNYQLSTDVKNMIEMDSFISTITTITLASGLVFELPIVVYFLTKIGLMSPQFMRKFRKHAVIVILIVAAVITPSPDVTSQLLVAFPLYLLYEISIFVSMYVLKKGTKNS; this is translated from the coding sequence ATGTTCGAACGATTTAAAAAAGCTGCTAATCCTGCTTCCGAAATGTCCTTTCTGGAACACCTCGAAGCCTTGCGCTGGCATTTGGTTCGTTCGGCTATTGTAGTTTTTTCATTGGCTATTTTGGCTTTTGTTTACAACGACATACTCTTCGATAAAATTATTTTTGCACCCCGTCATGCCGATTTTTGGACCTATGTGCAAATGTGCCGCTTGTCTGATTTTTTGGGATTAGGTGATGCACTATGTATAAAAAGTTTGAATTTTGATTTAATTAATACACAGCTTTCGGGTCAGTTCACTATGCACATGTGGATTGCTTTTGTTGCCGGTTTGATTTTAGGATTTCCTTATGTAATATGGGAATTATGGAGATTTGTGAAACCGGGTTTAAAAGAAGCCGAACGAAAGTATACAAGTGGATTAGTGTTTTTTATTTCATCTCTATTTGCGATTGGTGTAGCCTTCGGTTACTATATTATCGCTCCTTTATCTATCAATTTTTTAGGAAACTATCAATTGAGCACTGATGTAAAGAATATGATTGAAATGGACTCATTTATTTCAACTATAACTACCATTACACTCGCATCCGGTTTAGTATTTGAATTGCCCATTGTAGTTTATTTTTTAACTAAAATAGGTTTGATGTCGCCTCAATTTATGCGCAAGTTTCGGAAACATGCTGTGATTGTTATTTTAATTGTTGCGGCAGTAATAACTCCTTCACCCGATGTAACTTCTCAATTACTCGTGGCCTTTCCGCTGTATTTGTTGTATGAGATTAGCATTTTTGTTTCGATGTATGTGCTAAAAAAGGGTACTAAAAATTCTTAG
- a CDS encoding CTP synthase has protein sequence MSSAKYIFVTGGVTSSLGKGIISASLAKLLQARGYSVTIQKLDPYINIDPGTLNPYEHGECFVTDDGAETDLDLGHYERFLNVPTSQANNVTTGRIYQSVIDKERQGVFLGKTVQVIPHITDEIKDRIRRLGKDTKFDFVITEIGGTVGDIESLPYIEAVRQLKWELGNECLVIHLTLVPYLAAAGELKTKPTQHSVKALLEYGVQPDILVCRTEHELNKDIRRKVALFCNVAPNAVIESIDTDSIYNVPVLMRDEELDKVVLNKLNMPLGHEPQLADWNKFLFSLKNPTSVVSIGLIGKYIELKDAYKSIAEAFIHAGVANDCKVNLTWIHSESIDDKNVQKQLKGLKGILVAPGFGERGIEGKVTAIKYARENNIPFLGICLGMQCAVIEFARNVLGMQDAHSTEMNKTTTSPVIHLLESQKKVTKKGGTMRLGAYNCKITKETLAMEIYQKELISERHRHRYEFNNKYLIDFEKAGMKATGINPENELVEIVELDNHPWFVGVQFHPEYKSTVANPHPLFVNFVKAVKTLKSVRLQEKA, from the coding sequence ATGTCGTCAGCAAAATATATTTTCGTAACGGGGGGAGTAACATCATCTTTAGGAAAAGGAATTATATCCGCATCGCTGGCTAAATTGTTGCAAGCTAGAGGCTACTCAGTTACCATTCAAAAGCTCGACCCCTACATTAACATCGACCCGGGTACACTTAATCCTTACGAACATGGTGAATGTTTTGTAACCGACGACGGTGCCGAAACAGATTTAGATTTGGGTCATTACGAGCGATTTTTAAATGTTCCTACATCGCAAGCCAATAATGTTACCACCGGCCGTATCTACCAATCGGTAATTGATAAAGAACGCCAAGGAGTATTTTTAGGAAAAACTGTACAAGTTATTCCGCACATTACCGATGAAATTAAAGACCGAATTCGCCGATTAGGAAAGGATACAAAATTTGATTTTGTTATTACCGAAATAGGAGGGACTGTTGGCGATATTGAATCCTTGCCCTATATTGAAGCTGTGCGACAATTAAAATGGGAACTTGGTAACGAGTGTCTGGTAATTCATTTAACGCTTGTGCCTTATTTGGCTGCAGCCGGAGAATTAAAAACCAAACCTACACAGCATTCTGTTAAAGCCTTACTCGAATATGGGGTTCAACCCGATATTTTGGTTTGTCGTACCGAGCATGAATTAAATAAGGATATTCGCCGAAAGGTTGCACTTTTTTGCAATGTGGCGCCAAATGCAGTAATCGAAAGCATCGATACCGATTCGATATACAATGTACCGGTGTTGATGCGCGATGAAGAATTGGATAAGGTAGTGCTCAATAAATTAAACATGCCACTGGGGCATGAGCCACAATTGGCCGATTGGAACAAGTTTTTATTTAGTTTAAAAAATCCTACTTCAGTTGTTTCAATTGGATTAATTGGGAAATACATCGAATTAAAGGATGCCTATAAATCAATTGCAGAAGCCTTTATTCATGCAGGAGTGGCCAACGATTGCAAAGTAAACTTAACCTGGATACACTCTGAAAGTATTGATGATAAAAATGTTCAAAAGCAATTAAAAGGTCTTAAAGGAATATTGGTAGCTCCGGGTTTTGGCGAAAGAGGCATTGAAGGAAAAGTTACCGCTATAAAATATGCACGCGAAAACAATATTCCATTTTTAGGAATCTGCCTTGGAATGCAATGTGCGGTAATTGAATTTGCCCGCAATGTATTAGGAATGCAAGATGCACATTCAACCGAAATGAATAAAACCACTACCTCACCTGTAATTCATTTGCTTGAAAGTCAGAAAAAGGTTACCAAAAAGGGAGGAACCATGCGCTTGGGAGCTTACAATTGTAAAATTACCAAGGAAACATTAGCGATGGAGATTTATCAGAAAGAACTAATTTCAGAGCGTCACCGTCATCGGTATGAGTTTAACAACAAATATTTAATCGACTTCGAAAAGGCCGGTATGAAAGCAACCGGAATAAATCCCGAAAATGAATTGGTTGAAATAGTTGAGTTAGATAATCATCCTTGGTTTGTAGGCGTGCAGTTTCATCCCGAATACAAAAGCACGGTTGCCAATCCTCATCCTTTGTTTGTTAACTTTGTTAAGGCTGTAAAAACTTTAAAAAGTGTGCGCTTACAAGAAAAGGCCTAA
- the hemF gene encoding oxygen-dependent coproporphyrinogen oxidase encodes MCTQSADWFMQLQNQICTALENADGKAKFKEDNWTREEGGGGKTRVIQNGNILEKGGVNFSEVWGKLPAFMAGRESVLETDLFYATGISIVLHPKSPMQPIIHMNTRYFETSSGKHWFGGGIDLTPHYINPDNARFFHTELKKVCDQFSTAYYPKFKNWADDYFFIPHRNETRGIGGIFFDNLSETADYSKQQRFNFVQAVGSAFVPIYIAILENNKSLAFGSREEQWQKLRRGRYVEFNLVYDKGTRFGLETNGRIESILMSLPPQANWEYAHVPEAGSAEQSTQSLLVKGFDWAS; translated from the coding sequence ATGTGCACTCAATCTGCTGATTGGTTTATGCAGCTGCAAAATCAAATTTGTACTGCACTCGAAAATGCAGATGGGAAAGCAAAGTTTAAAGAGGATAATTGGACACGTGAAGAAGGCGGGGGAGGTAAAACCCGTGTTATTCAAAATGGAAATATTCTTGAAAAAGGAGGCGTAAATTTTTCAGAAGTGTGGGGCAAACTACCTGCATTTATGGCTGGGAGAGAAAGTGTTTTGGAAACTGATTTATTTTATGCTACAGGAATATCCATTGTGTTGCATCCAAAAAGCCCGATGCAGCCCATTATTCATATGAATACGCGTTACTTCGAAACCAGTTCTGGCAAACATTGGTTTGGAGGAGGAATTGATTTAACTCCACATTACATTAATCCTGACAATGCCCGATTTTTTCATACTGAATTAAAAAAAGTTTGCGATCAATTTTCAACTGCTTATTATCCAAAGTTTAAAAACTGGGCCGATGATTATTTTTTTATTCCTCATCGCAACGAAACACGCGGCATTGGAGGAATATTTTTTGACAACTTAAGCGAAACAGCTGATTATTCAAAACAGCAACGTTTCAATTTTGTACAAGCGGTTGGTAGTGCATTCGTACCAATTTACATTGCTATTCTGGAAAATAATAAATCGCTTGCTTTTGGGAGTCGTGAAGAACAATGGCAAAAATTAAGAAGAGGACGTTATGTTGAATTTAATTTAGTATACGATAAAGGAACCCGTTTCGGACTTGAAACAAATGGACGTATTGAATCGATATTAATGAGCTTACCACCACAAGCCAATTGGGAATATGCACATGTTCCCGAGGCAGGTTCGGCTGAGCAATCCACTCAATCGTTATTGGTAAAGGGGTTTGATTGGGCTAGTTAG
- a CDS encoding LysM peptidoglycan-binding domain-containing protein, producing MGIIITSGHIFTLKFSPLKKYFLLLLIITVSFIARAQNNIAPEIKISSKIEKIEGVKYYIHTVEAGQTLYSIAKAYAVNSKDLIFENPELADGINPGQLIKILYKETKKQASPKSEVSSASPFIYHTVEKQQTLYAISKLYGITVDELNKANPELSEGLKIGQQLKIPQSNTKVDLPSESKAVESDKPFIAEIKKAIIQPQSKVLCISLLVPFNTDEIDSVKFAKNTRTAIPSKSYAAIEFYEGILLAIDSLKQLGLNLKLQVFDAPNDSAKIAEVLKHNSIKNSDLIIGPFHNVPAAMVAAYCKKNQILNCIPYAQQNKLLLGNSYAIKVSASSGTQVETIADFIGKHYKKENIVLLHNGLLKEKSSVEVFKEKAKPLLGKDSLVEVIFKTSGAKGLQAKLSTTGNNIIFIPSNDQAFVTSLVNSLRIIKKDYQITLFGMESWISFDNLDINTIQDLQLHIPSSGYVNFSAATCLSMMKKYRSKFKTDPSKYAFQGYDCGLYFLQELMKAPKSFSDQLIAHPYNGLQNNFKFVETAVESGLENRSVFILQYKDFTLSPVK from the coding sequence ATGGGAATAATCATAACTAGTGGTCACATCTTTACTTTAAAATTTAGTCCATTGAAAAAGTATTTTCTGCTTCTTTTAATTATAACTGTTAGCTTCATAGCTAGAGCTCAAAACAACATTGCTCCAGAGATTAAAATTTCAAGCAAAATTGAAAAAATCGAAGGTGTAAAATACTATATTCATACAGTTGAAGCAGGGCAAACACTTTATTCAATTGCAAAAGCCTATGCGGTAAATTCTAAAGATTTAATTTTCGAAAATCCTGAATTGGCAGATGGTATTAATCCCGGACAACTTATAAAAATTCTCTATAAAGAAACCAAAAAACAAGCTAGCCCCAAAAGCGAAGTAAGTAGCGCTTCACCGTTTATTTATCATACCGTTGAAAAGCAACAAACCTTGTATGCAATTTCAAAACTATATGGAATAACTGTTGACGAATTAAATAAGGCCAATCCTGAACTCAGTGAAGGTTTAAAAATAGGACAGCAACTTAAAATTCCACAAAGCAATACTAAAGTAGATTTGCCAAGCGAATCAAAAGCTGTTGAGAGTGATAAACCATTCATTGCTGAAATTAAAAAAGCTATAATCCAACCTCAAAGCAAGGTACTTTGCATTTCGTTACTAGTACCATTTAATACCGATGAAATTGACAGTGTTAAATTTGCAAAGAATACCAGAACAGCCATTCCATCAAAATCCTATGCTGCTATTGAGTTTTATGAAGGAATACTTTTGGCTATTGATTCGCTTAAACAACTTGGCTTAAATTTAAAACTTCAGGTTTTCGATGCACCCAATGATTCAGCCAAAATTGCGGAAGTTTTAAAACACAACTCCATTAAAAATTCAGATTTAATAATTGGACCTTTTCACAATGTTCCTGCCGCTATGGTTGCTGCTTATTGTAAAAAAAATCAAATACTTAATTGCATTCCCTATGCCCAACAAAACAAATTATTGTTGGGAAACAGCTATGCAATAAAGGTTTCAGCTTCAAGCGGAACACAAGTTGAAACTATCGCCGATTTTATTGGTAAGCATTACAAAAAAGAGAACATTGTTTTATTGCACAACGGATTACTCAAAGAGAAATCATCGGTTGAGGTATTTAAAGAAAAAGCAAAACCACTTCTTGGTAAAGACAGTTTGGTGGAGGTTATTTTTAAAACTTCCGGAGCAAAGGGATTGCAAGCAAAACTATCGACTACAGGCAACAATATTATTTTTATTCCAAGTAATGACCAGGCTTTTGTAACCAGCTTAGTAAACAGTTTGCGTATAATTAAGAAGGATTATCAAATTACCCTATTTGGCATGGAGAGTTGGATTTCGTTCGATAACCTCGATATCAATACCATTCAGGATTTACAGCTCCACATTCCTTCATCAGGATACGTGAATTTTTCAGCTGCAACTTGCCTTAGTATGATGAAAAAGTACCGTTCGAAATTTAAAACCGACCCAAGTAAGTATGCTTTTCAAGGATATGATTGCGGACTTTATTTTTTACAGGAATTAATGAAAGCACCAAAATCTTTTTCAGATCAATTAATTGCGCATCCTTACAATGGTCTACAAAACAATTTTAAGTTTGTTGAAACTGCCGTTGAAAGCGGTTTGGAAAATAGATCTGTATTTATTTTACAGTACAAAGATTTTACGTTAAGTCCGGTTAAATAA
- a CDS encoding T9SS type A sorting domain-containing protein, with the protein MELKDNLESTHNWVGTLAKNKSTDITLSDVITPIAGNQTFKAYIASINGAADQYNYDDTMRTTALIPPAWDSVFVFVFKTNNQPVHNSYTLKDHAGTTLYSRVAGSMTANTTYRDTFRLIPGGCYRFTFNDSGNDGLSWWANTAGGSGTAKFAKLNNATIKTFNPDFGSQIFQSFTVALAPNAVQEISNEFKLEAFPNPTIGIVNLELFLPKEEAVTIQLFNSVGQQLEEKSVSKTMHQFIEFDLSKYECGMYYAKVISASYTETKEIVLTK; encoded by the coding sequence ATGGAATTGAAGGACAACCTGGAAAGTACACACAATTGGGTAGGTACCTTGGCAAAAAATAAATCAACCGACATTACTTTAAGTGATGTAATTACACCAATAGCAGGTAATCAAACCTTCAAAGCATATATTGCCAGCATAAATGGAGCTGCCGATCAATACAATTACGATGATACCATGCGTACAACTGCTTTAATTCCACCAGCCTGGGATTCGGTTTTTGTATTTGTATTTAAAACAAACAATCAACCTGTGCATAATAGCTATACTTTAAAGGATCATGCCGGTACAACATTGTATTCACGTGTGGCGGGTTCAATGACTGCTAACACAACTTACCGCGATACTTTTAGATTGATTCCTGGAGGATGTTATCGATTTACTTTTAACGATTCGGGCAACGATGGATTAAGCTGGTGGGCGAATACTGCCGGAGGAAGCGGTACTGCAAAGTTTGCTAAACTTAACAATGCAACTATTAAAACCTTTAATCCTGATTTTGGAAGCCAAATTTTTCAAAGTTTTACCGTAGCGCTTGCTCCTAATGCTGTTCAGGAAATCAGCAATGAATTTAAACTTGAAGCTTTCCCAAATCCTACTATTGGTATTGTAAATCTTGAATTATTTTTACCAAAAGAAGAAGCTGTTACCATTCAACTATTCAATAGTGTAGGGCAGCAATTGGAAGAAAAATCTGTTAGCAAAACGATGCATCAATTTATTGAATTTGATTTGAGCAAATACGAGTGCGGAATGTATTATGCTAAAGTTATTTCTGCTTCATATACTGAAACAAAAGAGATTGTGTTGACCAAATAG